From Verrucomicrobiota bacterium:
ATTTCTACACTGGGCTCACTTACCGCGAGATGGGGATCCCGACAAATATGTTCACCGTGATGTTTGCTATCGGGCGTTTACCGGGCTGGATCGCCCAATGGCTGGAAATGACAGAAGACCCCGACTCCCGGATCGCACGGCCCCGCCAGGTTTATACCGGACCAAATGCCCGTAAGATCATCCCGATGAAAAAACGCAAGAGCCCGCCCCTCCCCTCATCATGAAAAAAATCATCATTCACACTGATGGCGGATGCCACGGTAATCCCGGCCCCGGTGGCTGGGCGGCGACCCTCTCCCATGCGGGCAACTCCCGCACAATCAGTGGGGGATGTCCCGCGACGACCAATAACCGGATGGAACTCACCGCCGCCTTGGAAGCCCTCAAAAGCCTCAAAGAACCTTGTGATGTCGTACTCTTCACGGATTCATCCTACCTGAGGAATGGGGTCACTGAATGGATCAGGCTCTGGAAACGTAATGGCTGGAAAACCAAAGCACGGCAACCCGTAAAAAATGCTGACCTCTGGATTGCATTAGACGAGGCGACCACACACCATAAAATCTCCTGGCAATGGGTAAAAGGTCATGCTGGGGATGCCGGTAACGAAAAGTGTGATGAACTCGCCAATACCGAAATCGCCAAAATCAAACAAGAATACTCTACCTCCGAACTCAAAGAACTCCTCGGGCAATTTGCCCAGTCCGAGATCAAGTCCGGCACCTCCGACGAGCTCCTCCCCCTCCGATCCCCCCCGCCTGCTGGTAAACCTCTCGTGCAAGGCGATTTGTTTTAGGAGGTTGCAAATTGCGCGGTGGAAAAGTATTTTTCACTCCATGCATGACCATTCTTTTAAGGATTTTGTCTTGGAGCAACTGTCGCGGTTACCCGAGGTGCGGGCACAAGCGATGTTTGGCGGGCATGGACTTTATCAGGATGAGGTCTTTTTCGGGATATTGGCCGAGGGCCGACTTTACTTAAAGGCTGATAGGAATACGAAACCGGATTTTGAAGCCGCTGGGATGGGGCCTTTTGTTTATGAAAGCTCCCGGGGAAAAGCAACCATGAGTTATTATGAGATTCCCCCCGGTGTCTTGGATAATAGTGTGGAATTAAAGCAATGGGCCCTTAAAGCCATTGATGTGGCGCTCAGGAGCAAAAGGAGTACCACCGTAAAGAAGAAAAAGACTGCATCCCAGAAAAAACAGCCGACGAAAAAGAAAATTTCCCGGGCGAATCTTCATTGATCTCCCCTCTTCAGCGACTAGAGTATATGAAAACATGAATATCATACAACATATCGCCTTCAATTGCCGGAACAAACAAATCCTGGAAGATTTCTACACCAAACATTTCGGATTCAAACGTGTCCGCATTTTTCATGCCGGGGAACCAAATGAATTTGTCATGTTACGACTGGGGGCGACTTGTATTGAGCTTTTTAGTGCTGCGGAAGGTGACCGCACAAAATCCGGCGCACCCCAACCCGTAGGATTCAGTCATCTGGCATTTGAGGTGCCAAATATCGAGGCAAGTGTAAAGGCCCTTGAAGACGAAGACATCAAACATGACGACATCATAGATTGTTCGGGAACCATTCCTGGACTGAAAATTTGTTTCTTTTCTGATCCTGATGGTAACCGCATTGAGCTCATGCAAGGTTGGCAGGACGACTCCAATCTCTAATCGTTAAAAAAAAGACATTTGTCCACCGGGGGCAGGTTTCACAGCGGCCGGCAAAGCCATGGACCGAGCATTCGTGTAATGTATCCCCTTTTTAGCGGATTCCAGCAAGGCCAAACGCCTTCCATAGTCCGGAGTGACCCATTCGGAGTAAGAATCCCTTTTAAGGATCACGGGCATCCGATCGTGGATCGCGCTAATTGATTGTTCTGCCGACTTGGTTAATAAGACAAACCGTCCTTCGGGGGAATGAAGGCCGGCCAGGAAAAAAGATTCTGCATTTGGCAGGAAAATCCTGTGTTTGATTTTTTGTTTTCCTGACGTGAGCCATTCAAAATATGCGGTCGCCGGGACTGCACAGGGGTGATCGAGCAAAGGCCTAAATACTTCTTTCTGTAAAAGTGTCTCAGATCGGGCATTAATGAGGAGTTGTTTTCCCCACGCTGGGCGAAAGCCCCATTCACCCATCACCACCCCTCCATAGGCGTTGATAAATGGAATCTTCTCCGAAGGGTAATATTCTTCCTTCAGTAGGTCATCCATCAATTTTAAGAGTTCCGGATGGAACCCAGCAAAGGAAGTAGACTTGAATTCAAATCGGGCACACATAGGGCTGACTTATATAAGAGGCATAAAAATAATCTTTCCACTTTAAAAATCGGTGTTTTATCCTACAATAAGAGTAGCTCCCATTTTTTATGAAACACTCCCATCGATTCGACCACTCAAAATTCCTCGTTCCCAGTGACAAAAAAATCAAACTCTCGGACTACGATCCTGATTACACCGCAGACTTTAAAGACAAAGAAGAAGCTTTAAAGGCATTAGCAGAAGACAAAGAGGCACTGGCTGAAGCCCAGGAAATGATTTATGCCAATGCCCGCGGGGCCGGGTTAATCATTTTCCAAGCGATGGATGCTGCCGGTAAAGATGGTGCGATTAAGCATGTCATGAGTGGAGTCAATCCCCAGGGGTGCAATGTGAGCAGCTTCAAAACCCCCTCCTCCGAGGACGTCAGCCATAATTTCCTCTGGCGATATGCCAAACACGCCCCAGAAAAAGGAAAACTCGGTATTTTTAACCGTTCTTATTATGAAGAAGTGCTCGTCACTCGGGTACATACAAATTTCCTTGATGCCCAAAAACTGCCCGTAAAAAAGTATGATAAGGATTTCTGGAAAAGCCGTTATGATGATATTAATGCCTTCGAAAAACAC
This genomic window contains:
- a CDS encoding citrate/2-methylcitrate synthase; amino-acid sequence: FYTGLTYREMGIPTNMFTVMFAIGRLPGWIAQWLEMTEDPDSRIARPRQVYTGPNARKIIPMKKRKSPPLPSS
- the rnhA gene encoding ribonuclease HI — translated: MKKIIIHTDGGCHGNPGPGGWAATLSHAGNSRTISGGCPATTNNRMELTAALEALKSLKEPCDVVLFTDSSYLRNGVTEWIRLWKRNGWKTKARQPVKNADLWIALDEATTHHKISWQWVKGHAGDAGNEKCDELANTEIAKIKQEYSTSELKELLGQFAQSEIKSGTSDELLPLRSPPPAGKPLVQGDLF
- a CDS encoding TfoX/Sxy family protein, with translation MHDHSFKDFVLEQLSRLPEVRAQAMFGGHGLYQDEVFFGILAEGRLYLKADRNTKPDFEAAGMGPFVYESSRGKATMSYYEIPPGVLDNSVELKQWALKAIDVALRSKRSTTVKKKKTASQKKQPTKKKISRANLH
- a CDS encoding VOC family protein, yielding MNIIQHIAFNCRNKQILEDFYTKHFGFKRVRIFHAGEPNEFVMLRLGATCIELFSAAEGDRTKSGAPQPVGFSHLAFEVPNIEASVKALEDEDIKHDDIIDCSGTIPGLKICFFSDPDGNRIELMQGWQDDSNL
- a CDS encoding SOS response-associated peptidase family protein, whose translation is MDDLLKEEYYPSEKIPFINAYGGVVMGEWGFRPAWGKQLLINARSETLLQKEVFRPLLDHPCAVPATAYFEWLTSGKQKIKHRIFLPNAESFFLAGLHSPEGRFVLLTKSAEQSISAIHDRMPVILKRDSYSEWVTPDYGRRLALLESAKKGIHYTNARSMALPAAVKPAPGGQMSFF
- a CDS encoding polyphosphate kinase 2 family protein — protein: MKHSHRFDHSKFLVPSDKKIKLSDYDPDYTADFKDKEEALKALAEDKEALAEAQEMIYANARGAGLIIFQAMDAAGKDGAIKHVMSGVNPQGCNVSSFKTPSSEDVSHNFLWRYAKHAPEKGKLGIFNRSYYEEVLVTRVHTNFLDAQKLPVKKYDKDFWKSRYDDINAFEKHLTNTGTVIIKFFLNLSKTEQKGRFLDRLNKEEKHWKFSAADLRERGFWDQYMQAYEEMLSATSTEWAPWYVIPANKKWFTRSAVADIVITHIERQKLEFPKVSKEQLEQINEARKQLENE